A window from Malania oleifera isolate guangnan ecotype guangnan chromosome 7, ASM2987363v1, whole genome shotgun sequence encodes these proteins:
- the LOC131159781 gene encoding glutamate dehydrogenase 2 encodes MNALAATNRNFRHAARILGLDAKLEQSLLIPFREIKVECTIPKDDGTLVSYVGFRIQHDNARGPMKGGIRYHPEVDPDEVNALAQLMTWKTAVVDIPYGGAKGGIGCTPRELSNSELERLTRVFTQKIHDLIGVNTDVPAPDMGTNAQTMAWILDEYSKFHGHSPAVVTGKPIDLGGSLGREAATGRGVVFATEALLAEYGKSIKGLTFVIQGFGNVGSWVARLVHERGGKVIAVSDITGAVKNENGIDVPALIKHKEETGSLNYFGGVDAMDPNELLVHECDILIPCALGGVLNRENAGNVKAKFIIEAANHPTDPEADEILSKKGVIILPDIYANAGGVTVSYFEWVQNIQGFMWDEEKVNDELRRYMTRAFHKIKNMCKTHNCNLRMGAFTLAVNRVSRATLLRGWEA; translated from the exons ATGAATGCTCTCGCCGCCACCAACCGTAATTTTCGCCACGCTGCTCGCATTCTGGGTTTGGACGCAAAGCTTGAGCAGAGCCTTTTGATTCCCTTCAGGGAGATCAAG GTGGAGTGCACCATACCGAAGGACGATGGGACCTTGGTCTCGTACGTCGGATTCAGAATACAACATGATAATGCCCGTGGACCCATGAAAGGAGGGATCAGATATCATCCCGAG GTTGACCCTGACGAAGTAAATGCGCTGGCTCAACTAATGACCTGGAAGACTGCTGTAGTAGACATCCCATATGGTGGAGCAAAGGGGGGTATTGGATGCACACCAAGGGAATTAAGTAATTCTGAGCTTGAACGTCTCACCCGTGTCTTCACTCAGAAAATTCATGACCTTATTGGAGTTAATACCGATGTTCCTGCTCCTGATATGGGAACTAATGCACAG ACTATGGCATGGATTTTGGACGAATACTCTAAATTTCACGGTCACTCACCTGCTGTTGTGACAGGAAAGCCTATA GATCTTGGTGGATCATTGGGGAGGGAAGCAGCAACTGGGCGAGGTGTAGTTTTTGCAACTGAAGCTTTACTTGCTGAATATGGAAAATCAATAAAGGGTTTGACATTTGTAATCCAG GGCTTTGGAAATGTGGGATCTTGGGTAGCAAGACTTGTTCATGAGAGAGGTGGCAAGGTCATTGCAGTGAGCGATATCACAGGTGCAGTTAAGAATGAAAATGGCATTGATGTACCAGCTCTGATCAAGCATAAAGAAGAAACTGGGAGTTTGAATTATTTTGGCGGTGTAGATGCCATGGATCCAAATGAGTTGCTGGTACATGAATGTGATATCCTCATCCCATGTGCCCTAGGTGGAGTTCTGAACAG AGAAAATGCTGGAAATGTGAAGGCTAAATTCATAATAGAAGCAGCAAATCATCCTACTGATCCAGAAGCTGACGAG ATTCTCTCAAAGAAAGGAGTTATAATACTTCCTGATATATATGCAAATGCTGGAGGTGTGACTGTGAGCTATTTTGAATGGGTTCAG AATATTCAAGGTTTTATGTGGGATGAAGAGAAGGTGAATGATGAGCTCCGTAGGTATATGACGAGAGCTTTTCATAAAATCAAAAACATGTGCAAGACACACAATTGCAACCTCCGAATGGGAGCCTTCACTCTGGCTGTGAATCGGGTTTCACGTGCCACTCTATTAAGGGGTTGGGAAGCATAA
- the LOC131159782 gene encoding light-harvesting complex-like protein 3 isotype 1, chloroplastic has protein sequence MQHRKARRRKFLELCPEAATNQDPVLFKSSIIPWWAWLKRSYLPEAELLNGRAAMVGFCMAYFVDALTGLDVVGQAGNYLCKAGLFLTVTGVVFFRQTENFLKLQKLADDAMKHDRQWQASWQDQNAGIGTSYQRGNKV, from the exons ATGCAGCATAGAA AGGCAAGGAGGAGAAAGTTTCTTGAACTGTGTCCAGAAGCAGCAACAAACCAAGATCCAGTGCTCTTTAAGAGCTCTATCATACCATGGTGGGCATGGCTTAAGAGATCCTATCTCCCTGAGGCTGAGCTGCTAAATG GTCGAGCTGCAATGGTGGGGTTCTGCATGGCATACTTTGTGGATGCCTTAACAGGACTCGATGTTGTTGGGCAAGCAGGCAATTACCTATGCAAGGCAGGGCTCTTCTTGACAGTCACCGGCGTAGTCTTCTTCAGACAAACTGAAAATTTTTTGAAGCTGCAAAAGCTGGCCGATGACGCAATGAAGCACGATAGGCAATGGCAAGCATCATGGCAGGATCAAAATGCAGGTATTGGCACTTCTTACCAGAGGGGAAATAAAGTCTAG